From the genome of Sphingobacterium kitahiroshimense, one region includes:
- a CDS encoding thiamine pyrophosphate-dependent enzyme, which produces MAKIVADQLVEMLVEAGVKRVYAVTGDSLNFFNEAIRKDGRLKWIHVRHEEVGAYAAAAEAELDGIACCAGSCGPGHVHLINGMYDAHRSHVPMIVIASTINTSEMGMGYFQETNTVKLFDDCSCYNQLITTAEQAPRIIQTAIQHAIGQKGVAVIGLPGDVSEMKAEDSSVSTQLFYVNPVIRPSDSELDALAKVINASKCVTVFCGIGASGAHPEIVQLSQKILAPVGYSFRGKMGIQHDNPYEIGMTGLLGQAAAYQSMHESDLILLLGTDFPYDKFMPTNNKIIQIDTAVERLGRRAKLEMGLCGDIKHTLQALLPLLEQKEDASFLEAQLKIYEKVKDNMHSFMQEKGGEDTIQPEYLAHCIDELATDSAIFTVDTGMTCVWGARFISGTGKRQMLGSFNHGSMANAMPMAIGAALSHPEQQVIALCGDGGLSMLLGDLATINQYQLPVKIIVFNNRALGMVKLEMEVAGLPDNETNMINPDFAAIAEAMGFKGMNVHKPEEVRNAVEFALSHPGPILLNVFTNPNALAMPPKVDFDQMVGMAKSMSKLMLGGKMQEVLDTIKSNYKHLKEL; this is translated from the coding sequence ATGGCAAAGATTGTAGCAGATCAGTTGGTTGAAATGCTTGTGGAAGCAGGTGTAAAACGCGTTTACGCAGTTACTGGAGATAGTCTTAATTTTTTTAATGAAGCAATACGTAAAGATGGCCGACTTAAATGGATTCATGTGCGTCATGAAGAAGTTGGGGCTTATGCAGCGGCTGCTGAAGCGGAACTGGATGGAATAGCATGTTGCGCAGGTAGTTGCGGGCCTGGTCACGTTCATCTCATAAATGGCATGTACGATGCTCATCGTTCACACGTTCCTATGATTGTAATTGCTTCCACAATTAATACCTCGGAGATGGGGATGGGGTATTTTCAAGAGACAAATACTGTAAAGCTTTTTGATGACTGCAGTTGTTACAACCAATTAATAACTACTGCAGAACAGGCTCCTCGAATTATTCAGACTGCCATACAGCATGCAATAGGACAGAAAGGAGTTGCTGTCATCGGTTTGCCAGGGGATGTATCAGAAATGAAAGCTGAAGATTCTTCGGTGTCTACCCAATTATTTTATGTTAATCCTGTCATTCGGCCTTCTGATAGTGAATTAGACGCTCTTGCAAAAGTTATTAACGCGAGTAAATGCGTTACCGTTTTTTGCGGAATTGGAGCATCTGGGGCTCATCCTGAAATTGTACAATTATCTCAAAAGATTTTAGCTCCAGTGGGATATTCTTTTAGAGGTAAAATGGGGATTCAACATGATAATCCTTACGAAATAGGAATGACTGGTCTGCTAGGGCAAGCCGCAGCCTATCAAAGTATGCATGAGTCAGATTTGATTTTATTATTAGGTACGGATTTCCCTTATGATAAGTTTATGCCTACTAATAATAAGATTATTCAAATTGATACTGCTGTTGAACGATTAGGACGACGCGCAAAATTGGAAATGGGATTGTGCGGAGATATCAAGCATACTTTACAGGCACTTCTTCCGCTGCTGGAACAAAAAGAAGATGCAAGTTTCCTTGAAGCTCAGCTGAAGATCTATGAGAAAGTAAAGGACAATATGCATAGTTTTATGCAAGAAAAAGGGGGGGAGGATACAATTCAGCCAGAATATTTGGCACACTGTATTGATGAACTGGCTACGGACAGTGCTATATTTACGGTGGACACGGGGATGACCTGTGTCTGGGGGGCGCGCTTTATTTCAGGGACTGGTAAACGGCAGATGCTCGGTTCTTTCAACCATGGATCTATGGCCAATGCGATGCCAATGGCAATTGGAGCTGCTTTATCTCATCCGGAACAGCAAGTTATAGCATTATGTGGTGATGGTGGATTGTCGATGTTGCTTGGTGATTTAGCTACTATTAATCAATATCAACTGCCTGTAAAAATAATTGTTTTTAATAATCGGGCTCTTGGTATGGTCAAATTAGAGATGGAAGTTGCCGGACTACCTGATAACGAAACCAATATGATAAATCCTGATTTTGCCGCTATAGCGGAAGCGATGGGTTTTAAAGGTATGAATGTACATAAACCTGAAGAGGTTAGGAATGCTGTTGAGTTTGCTTTATCGCATCCTGGTCCAATTTTATTAAATGTTTTTACGAATCCAAATGCGCTAGCTATGCCTCCTAAGGTTGATTTTGATCAAATGGTAGGAATGGCAAAGTCAATGTCTAAATTGATGCTTGGAGGTAAAATGCAGGAAGTTTTGGATACGATTAAATCTAACTACAAACACCTTAAAGAGTTGTAG
- the mgtE gene encoding magnesium transporter, with amino-acid sequence MSKKIKVHPADIAENLSKLDKEALYEQFNHYDFDLQLEIFSFLEKDVQYRLAKSLSESELTELLNNLKPDIRNQLFSDLPDDLIKYLINLLNEREKQLALKLIGYDENSIAHLMTPMYVQVRPYFTVEHVFKHIKLFGKKAETLNFIYVVDEKNVLIDDLKIGELLLADTDTEISELIDHNFVAIRAATPMEEAFEIFQKYDRSALPITTDNGVLVGIVTFDDVLDQIKDRDTEDIQRFGGMDELDVAYTKTPLLKLIQKRAGWLIILFLSEMLTASAMAYFDGEIEKAVVLALFVPLIISSGGNSGSQAASLIIRAMALGEIKLKDWWYVMKREISSGLILGGILGTIGFLRILLWQELGIYDYGIYWVYIALSVSLSLLFVVLWGTLSGSVIPFVLRRFGLDPATASAPFVATLVDVSGLIIYFTVAGLLLTGKLL; translated from the coding sequence ATGAGTAAAAAAATAAAAGTACATCCCGCAGATATTGCTGAAAATCTAAGTAAATTAGACAAAGAGGCTTTGTATGAGCAATTTAATCATTATGATTTTGACTTGCAACTCGAGATATTTTCTTTTTTAGAAAAGGATGTTCAATATCGCCTAGCAAAATCCCTCTCAGAATCGGAACTGACAGAATTACTTAACAACTTAAAGCCTGATATTAGGAATCAGCTATTTTCTGATTTACCTGATGATTTGATTAAGTACTTAATTAATTTGTTAAATGAACGTGAAAAACAGTTAGCGTTGAAGCTGATTGGCTATGATGAAAATAGTATTGCACATCTCATGACCCCGATGTATGTCCAAGTTAGACCATATTTTACTGTTGAACATGTTTTTAAGCATATTAAGCTTTTTGGAAAGAAGGCTGAAACCTTAAATTTTATATATGTTGTCGATGAAAAGAATGTGCTTATTGATGATTTAAAAATAGGTGAGTTGTTATTAGCCGATACAGATACTGAAATTTCAGAACTGATTGATCATAATTTTGTTGCTATCAGAGCCGCAACTCCTATGGAGGAGGCATTTGAGATTTTCCAGAAATACGATCGAAGTGCGCTTCCGATCACGACGGATAATGGTGTATTGGTAGGTATTGTGACATTTGATGATGTATTGGATCAGATAAAAGATCGAGATACGGAAGATATCCAACGTTTTGGCGGGATGGATGAACTTGATGTCGCTTATACAAAAACTCCGCTACTTAAATTGATTCAAAAAAGAGCTGGTTGGTTGATTATTTTGTTTTTAAGTGAAATGCTAACAGCTTCAGCGATGGCTTACTTTGACGGAGAAATTGAAAAGGCTGTAGTTCTTGCTTTATTTGTTCCATTAATTATTTCTAGTGGCGGAAATTCTGGATCGCAAGCTGCATCATTAATTATTCGAGCCATGGCTTTGGGAGAGATAAAACTTAAGGACTGGTGGTATGTCATGAAACGTGAGATTTCATCTGGTCTGATTTTGGGAGGTATATTGGGTACTATTGGTTTTCTTAGAATTTTACTTTGGCAAGAACTGGGGATATATGATTATGGTATTTACTGGGTTTATATTGCACTAAGTGTTTCTTTATCTTTACTTTTTGTTGTGCTTTGGGGTACATTATCCGGTTCGGTTATCCCATTTGTACTACGCAGATTTGGTTTAGATCCGGCAACTGCGTCAGCACCTTTTGTCGCAACTTTGGTTGATGTATCCGGATTGATTATTTATTTTACCGTTGCGGGCTTATTATTAACGGGTAAACTATTATAG
- the pepE gene encoding dipeptidase PepE codes for MNNNFRLLVISTSTIHGSSFLTYIKNDLVDFIQTDELIFVPYARPSGISYDEYTANVQKALKDKGIRVKGLHTFSDQKDAIKKAKAIFIGGGNTFLLLKTLYELDLVSEIKSAVASGLRYVGTSAGSNLTGLTIGTTNDMPIVYPPSFEALQFLPFNLNPHYLDPDPNSTHKGETRETRIQEFHQFNSQAVLGLREGSWLHVEHGQIELKGELSARLFQQGKDPIELNPGQLQF; via the coding sequence ATGAATAATAATTTTAGATTGCTTGTTATCAGTACAAGTACGATCCATGGAAGTTCTTTTTTGACCTATATAAAAAATGATTTGGTTGACTTTATTCAGACCGATGAATTGATATTTGTACCTTACGCAAGGCCATCTGGTATTTCTTATGATGAATATACAGCTAATGTTCAGAAAGCTTTAAAAGATAAAGGAATTCGGGTAAAGGGTCTACACACTTTTTCTGATCAAAAGGATGCAATAAAAAAAGCAAAAGCAATTTTTATAGGGGGAGGAAATACTTTTCTTTTGCTCAAGACTTTGTATGAATTGGATCTTGTTAGTGAAATTAAATCGGCTGTTGCTTCTGGTTTACGTTATGTGGGTACTTCAGCTGGATCTAATTTAACGGGCTTGACAATTGGTACAACTAACGATATGCCGATCGTTTATCCCCCAAGTTTTGAAGCGTTACAGTTTTTACCTTTTAATCTCAACCCACATTATCTTGATCCAGATCCTAACTCTACACATAAAGGTGAAACGAGAGAGACAAGAATCCAAGAATTTCATCAATTCAACAGTCAGGCTGTGTTGGGTTTACGAGAGGGTAGCTGGTTACATGTTGAGCATGGTCAAATTGAATTGAAAGGTGAACTGTCTGCACGATTATTTCAACAAGGAAAAGATCCCATTGAGCTTAATCCTGGTCAACTTCAATTTTGA
- a CDS encoding SPFH domain-containing protein: MEKLIKPLSGYLALLIAIVLFVLGIVCFFQAEASSWYIAVGILFILTTLFLLKGLMIINPNHSRVLNFFGSYIGTVKENGLFFVNPLYSTLNVSLRSDNLQGQTLKVNDKMGNPIEIGAVIVWQVGDTYKATYDVTNYTSYVRTQSEAAVRHLAGSFPYDNLEIDPNNQATITLREGGDTVNHILEKELLDRLAPAGIIIKEARISHLAYASEIAGAMLQRQQATAIVAARAKIVEGAVGMVEMALQRLSEKDIVELDNDKKAAMVSNLMVVLCGEKAASPVLNTGTLYQ; encoded by the coding sequence ATGGAAAAATTAATTAAACCTCTTTCTGGTTATTTAGCTCTTTTAATTGCTATTGTTCTTTTTGTACTTGGAATCGTATGTTTCTTTCAAGCAGAAGCTTCTTCCTGGTATATTGCGGTGGGGATTTTATTTATTTTAACCACACTGTTCTTGTTAAAGGGTCTGATGATCATTAATCCAAATCATTCACGTGTGTTGAATTTCTTTGGAAGTTATATTGGTACAGTAAAAGAAAATGGGTTATTTTTTGTTAATCCTTTGTACTCTACTTTAAATGTTAGTCTACGATCGGATAATTTACAGGGACAAACTTTAAAAGTAAATGATAAAATGGGTAATCCTATTGAAATAGGCGCTGTTATTGTTTGGCAAGTTGGTGATACTTATAAGGCTACTTATGATGTGACAAATTATACTTCATATGTCCGCACACAAAGCGAAGCGGCTGTGCGGCATTTGGCAGGTAGTTTTCCTTATGATAATTTAGAAATAGATCCTAATAATCAAGCAACAATTACTTTACGTGAAGGTGGAGATACTGTTAATCATATCTTAGAAAAAGAATTATTAGATCGTTTGGCTCCAGCTGGTATTATTATAAAAGAGGCGCGGATCAGTCATTTAGCGTATGCTTCTGAAATTGCCGGAGCAATGTTACAAAGACAGCAGGCAACTGCGATTGTTGCCGCTCGTGCTAAAATTGTTGAAGGTGCAGTTGGTATGGTAGAAATGGCTTTACAAAGATTGTCTGAAAAAGATATAGTTGAGCTTGATAATGATAAAAAGGCAGCAATGGTTAGTAATTTGATGGTTGTACTCTGCGGGGAAAAGGCGGCATCTCCTGTGTTAAATACGGGAACCCTGTATCAATAG
- a CDS encoding uracil-DNA glycosylase family protein yields the protein MFKQSFLPIQNNDIEVLILGSLPGDRSLQAQEYYAHPQNRFWKLIQRIFNITDFHSY from the coding sequence ATGTTTAAACAATCATTCTTACCCATTCAAAATAACGATATTGAAGTATTAATATTGGGTTCTTTACCCGGAGACAGGTCGCTTCAAGCCCAAGAATATTATGCACATCCTCAGAATCGATTCTGGAAATTAATCCAACGGATTTTTAATATAACTGACTTTCATTCTTATTAA
- a CDS encoding DNA-deoxyinosine glycosylase, translating into MLENRIGLWDVCAQAKRKGSMDLDILEEIPNDLTTFFSQHPHLHTIIFNGQKARKVFDKHFKKADQYQYYTLPSTSPANAQYSLEKLLLEWQLIFKKD; encoded by the coding sequence CTGCTAGAAAATAGGATCGGTCTATGGGATGTGTGCGCACAAGCAAAAAGAAAAGGCAGTATGGATCTCGATATCCTTGAGGAAATTCCAAATGACCTCACTACATTCTTTTCCCAGCACCCACACCTCCATACCATCATATTTAATGGACAAAAAGCACGTAAAGTATTTGATAAACACTTTAAAAAAGCGGATCAATACCAGTATTACACACTACCAAGCACAAGTCCTGCAAATGCACAATACTCTTTAGAAAAATTACTTCTTGAATGGCAACTCATATTTAAAAAAGATTAA